One segment of Streptomyces sp. NA02950 DNA contains the following:
- a CDS encoding helix-turn-helix domain-containing protein produces MAEGRTSFVDSVRLGVMSMPWKGKGLKGEAAEHAGARLARQATVEVAGLLGKRDMSRADLARLMDVSPGRVSQILSGDENLTLRSLAAVAEALELDVKISFVEPKDDGGRRALGRGDDAFVYAP; encoded by the coding sequence GTGGCTGAAGGACGAACGAGCTTCGTCGACAGCGTGCGGCTGGGAGTGATGAGCATGCCGTGGAAGGGCAAGGGGCTGAAGGGGGAGGCCGCGGAGCACGCGGGGGCCCGGCTGGCCCGTCAAGCCACCGTGGAAGTAGCAGGGTTGCTGGGCAAGCGGGACATGAGCAGAGCGGATCTCGCCAGGCTCATGGACGTCAGCCCGGGGCGGGTCAGCCAAATACTGTCCGGTGACGAGAATCTGACCCTACGAAGCCTGGCCGCCGTGGCCGAAGCGCTGGAACTGGACGTGAAGATCAGCTTTGTTGAGCCCAAGGACGACGGCGGCCGGCGTGCCCTCGGGCGCGGTGACGACGCCTTCGTCTACGCCCCGTGA
- a CDS encoding bifunctional DNA primase/polymerase, translating into MATTALAHALAAAAHGFRVIPLTRAKLPAVRSPHHRDPESPPCRGACGRLGHGIHDASADPETVRALFAAAPWATAYGIACGCAPHHLIGVDLDVRPHGPTTAQSNPRDPQDAREPQNLQDPRDSQDLTGASGTSGASGTSGARGTSGARGTNGPVALARLAREHGFAVPRTVTVLTPGGGRHLWLSGPPGLTVPNSAGRLAPGVDIRGSGGYLVGPGSAAAHGRYRLAPGSPVWTPAPAPPALLRLLRLPSPARPRTPYGRRPSERHPAALTALVRFVRESREGQRNDRLFWAACRAYETGAGAQLAADLVQAAVDAGLTCREARATVASAARSAARHLQPPAAWPPPLGHG; encoded by the coding sequence ATGGCGACCACCGCACTCGCCCACGCTCTCGCCGCCGCGGCGCACGGCTTCCGCGTGATCCCACTGACCCGCGCGAAGCTGCCCGCCGTGCGCTCCCCACACCACCGCGACCCCGAATCCCCGCCCTGCCGCGGCGCATGCGGCCGGTTGGGCCATGGCATCCATGACGCCTCCGCGGACCCGGAGACGGTTCGCGCGCTGTTCGCGGCCGCCCCCTGGGCCACCGCGTACGGCATCGCGTGCGGATGCGCCCCGCACCACCTCATCGGCGTCGACCTCGACGTCCGGCCGCACGGCCCCACGACCGCACAGAGCAACCCCAGGGACCCGCAGGACGCCCGAGAACCGCAGAACCTCCAGGATCCGCGGGACTCCCAGGACCTCACCGGCGCGAGCGGGACGAGCGGCGCGAGCGGGACGAGCGGCGCGAGGGGGACGAGCGGCGCGAGGGGGACGAACGGTCCCGTCGCCCTCGCCCGGCTGGCCCGCGAACACGGCTTCGCCGTCCCCCGCACCGTCACCGTGCTCACCCCCGGCGGCGGCCGGCACCTGTGGCTGAGCGGCCCGCCCGGCCTCACCGTCCCCAACTCCGCAGGCCGCCTCGCCCCCGGGGTCGATATCCGCGGATCGGGCGGCTATCTCGTCGGACCCGGTTCGGCCGCCGCACACGGCCGGTACCGCCTCGCTCCCGGCTCCCCCGTCTGGACCCCCGCCCCGGCCCCGCCCGCGCTGCTCCGACTGCTGCGGCTGCCGTCCCCGGCCCGGCCGCGCACACCGTACGGCCGCCGCCCGTCCGAGCGGCATCCCGCCGCGCTCACCGCCCTCGTACGGTTCGTCCGCGAGTCCCGCGAGGGCCAGCGCAACGACCGGCTGTTCTGGGCCGCCTGTCGCGCCTACGAGACGGGCGCGGGCGCGCAGCTCGCCGCCGATCTGGTCCAGGCCGCCGTCGACGCCGGGCTGACCTGCCGCGAGGCCCGTGCCACGGTCGCCTCCGCGGCCCGCAGCGCCGCACGCCATCTCCAGCCCCCGGCCGCTTGGCCGCCGCCCCTGGGCCACGGCTGA
- a CDS encoding bifunctional MaoC family dehydratase N-terminal/OB-fold nucleic acid binding domain-containing protein translates to MTGERTPGKPVPDELYQRLRAFEGRTAVQGGEGRDPVNEPMIRHWCEAMGDASPAYPDIAPPTMLQAWTMGGLAGHPAGSTRTRAYDELFALLDDAGCTSIVATDCEQEYLRPLRPGDRVRFDAVIESVSPRKATALGSGHFVTTRMDIHVGGELVGTHRFRVLKYAPARRGGKAKPNPKPEPNPEAKPEAKAKPVHPEPAAEAARPRPVVNRDNAGFWEGVAAHRLLLQRCTACGTLRFPWLPGCGRCGSPEWETAEASGRGTVFSHVVMHHPPFPAFDPPYAVGLVELAEGVRMVSGITGVPYGKVSIGMPVELEFLRVDDAKGAMELPVFRATAEEAG, encoded by the coding sequence ATGACCGGTGAGAGGACGCCCGGGAAACCCGTGCCCGACGAGCTGTACCAGCGGCTCAGGGCGTTCGAGGGGCGGACGGCCGTACAGGGCGGCGAGGGCCGGGACCCCGTCAACGAGCCCATGATCAGGCACTGGTGCGAGGCGATGGGCGACGCCAGCCCCGCCTATCCGGACATCGCACCGCCCACGATGCTCCAGGCGTGGACGATGGGCGGACTGGCGGGCCACCCGGCCGGTTCGACCCGGACGCGGGCGTACGACGAGCTGTTCGCCCTGCTCGACGACGCGGGCTGCACCTCGATCGTCGCCACCGACTGCGAGCAGGAGTATCTGCGCCCGCTCCGGCCCGGGGACCGCGTCCGCTTCGACGCGGTGATCGAGTCGGTCTCCCCACGCAAGGCCACCGCCCTGGGGTCCGGGCACTTCGTCACCACCCGGATGGACATCCATGTGGGCGGTGAACTGGTCGGAACACACCGGTTCCGCGTTCTCAAGTACGCCCCCGCCCGCCGGGGTGGGAAAGCGAAACCGAATCCGAAACCGGAACCGAATCCGGAAGCGAAACCGGAAGCGAAAGCGAAGCCGGTACATCCCGAGCCCGCGGCAGAAGCGGCGCGCCCCCGCCCCGTCGTCAACCGGGACAACGCCGGTTTCTGGGAGGGCGTCGCCGCGCACCGGCTGCTTCTCCAGCGCTGCACCGCCTGCGGCACCCTCCGCTTCCCCTGGCTGCCCGGCTGCGGCCGTTGCGGCTCACCGGAGTGGGAGACGGCCGAGGCATCCGGCCGCGGCACGGTGTTCAGCCATGTGGTCATGCACCACCCGCCTTTCCCCGCCTTCGATCCGCCCTACGCCGTGGGGCTGGTCGAGCTCGCCGAGGGAGTACGGATGGTCAGCGGCATTACAGGTGTGCCGTACGGCAAGGTGAGTATCGGCATGCCCGTCGAACTGGAGTTTCTCCGGGTCGACGACGCCAAGGGGGCCATGGAGCTCCCCGTCTTCCGGGCGACGGCGGAGGAGGCCGGATGA
- a CDS encoding MaoC family dehydratase — MTARAGDALPPLRIPITRTLIVSGALASRDYQDVHHDAEAAKEKGSPDIFMNILTTNGLVGRYITDHFGPLARLRKVAIRLGAPNYPGDEMVLRGEVTSVADGTAEVAVTGANGFGNHVTGTVVVQLPAVDAPVGPDGPTGDPR, encoded by the coding sequence ATGACCGCCCGCGCGGGCGACGCCCTGCCACCGCTGCGTATCCCGATCACCCGGACCCTCATCGTCTCCGGCGCCCTCGCCTCCCGGGACTACCAGGATGTGCACCACGACGCCGAGGCGGCCAAGGAGAAGGGCTCCCCGGACATCTTCATGAACATCCTGACCACCAACGGGCTCGTCGGGCGCTACATCACCGACCACTTCGGCCCGCTGGCACGGTTGCGGAAGGTCGCGATCCGGCTCGGCGCGCCCAACTATCCGGGTGACGAGATGGTGTTGAGGGGCGAGGTCACCTCGGTCGCCGACGGTACGGCGGAGGTCGCGGTGACCGGCGCGAACGGCTTCGGCAACCATGTGACCGGCACGGTCGTCGTCCAACTCCCCGCCGTCGACGCCCCGGTGGGGCCCGACGGGCCGACGGGGGACCCCCGATGA
- a CDS encoding lipid-transfer protein: MSARPTKPPKSARRPGTLGGAAAVVGIGATAFTKDSGRSELRLAAEAVRAALDDAGLTPADVDGLVTFTMDTSPEITVAQACGIGELSFFSRVHYGGGAACATVQQAALAVATGVAEVVVCYRAFNERSGRRFGAGVQHREPSAEGTALGWVLPFGLLTPASWVAMAAQRYLHVYGLTPEVFGHVAVTDRRYAATNPAAYFHGQPITLAEHAASRWIVEPLRLLDCCQETDGGQAVVVTSVERARGLRHPPAVITAAAQGAGRGQEQMTSFYRDELTGLPEMAVVARRLWRDSGLTPAEIDVGILYDHFTPCVLMQLEEFGFCGRGEAAGFVAEDALPLNTHGGQLGEAYLHGMNGIAEGVRQIRGTSVNQVRQASHVLVTAGAGVPTSGLLLGADG; the protein is encoded by the coding sequence ATGAGCGCGCGCCCGACAAAACCCCCCAAGAGCGCCCGGCGACCCGGCACCCTGGGTGGCGCCGCGGCCGTCGTGGGCATCGGTGCCACCGCCTTCACCAAGGACTCCGGCCGCAGTGAGCTGAGGCTCGCGGCCGAGGCCGTCCGGGCCGCCCTGGACGACGCCGGGCTCACCCCCGCCGACGTGGACGGGCTCGTCACCTTCACCATGGACACCAGCCCCGAGATCACCGTCGCCCAGGCGTGCGGCATCGGCGAGCTGTCGTTCTTCTCGCGCGTCCACTACGGCGGGGGCGCCGCCTGCGCCACCGTGCAGCAGGCCGCGCTCGCCGTCGCGACCGGGGTGGCCGAGGTCGTCGTCTGCTACCGCGCGTTCAACGAGCGTTCCGGGCGCCGCTTCGGAGCCGGGGTGCAGCACCGCGAACCCTCGGCCGAGGGGACCGCGCTCGGCTGGGTGCTGCCCTTCGGCCTGCTCACCCCGGCGTCCTGGGTGGCCATGGCCGCGCAGCGCTATCTGCACGTCTACGGATTGACCCCGGAGGTCTTCGGCCATGTGGCCGTCACCGACCGGCGGTACGCCGCCACCAACCCGGCGGCGTACTTTCACGGTCAGCCGATCACCCTCGCCGAGCACGCCGCCTCCCGCTGGATCGTCGAACCGCTGCGGCTGCTCGACTGCTGCCAGGAGACGGACGGCGGCCAGGCCGTCGTGGTCACCAGCGTCGAGCGGGCCCGCGGCCTCCGTCATCCGCCCGCGGTGATCACGGCTGCGGCGCAGGGGGCGGGGCGCGGACAGGAGCAGATGACCAGCTTCTACCGCGACGAGCTCACCGGTCTGCCGGAGATGGCCGTGGTGGCGCGGCGGCTGTGGCGCGACAGCGGTCTCACCCCGGCCGAGATCGACGTGGGCATCCTCTACGACCACTTCACCCCATGTGTGCTGATGCAGCTGGAGGAGTTCGGCTTCTGCGGACGCGGCGAGGCGGCCGGATTCGTCGCCGAGGACGCGCTGCCGCTCAACACCCACGGGGGCCAGCTCGGCGAGGCGTATCTGCACGGGATGAACGGCATCGCGGAGGGCGTACGGCAGATCCGCGGCACCTCGGTCAACCAGGTCCGGCAGGCTTCGCACGTCCTGGTCACCGCGGGTGCCGGGGTACCGACATCCGGGCTTCTCCTCGGCGCAGACGGCTGA
- a CDS encoding DUF1906 domain-containing protein has product MKRRKQSGWTITGWTAGVATALAASVAAAAPASSEAVLSASSEARASSSATAALPDPRALGAEVFTGWAFDTCHTPPLSTLRAWQASRYRALGVYFGGRGRACPSQPHLTASWMRGAATLGWHVLPVYVGSQSPCVRNIDKTHVPIGSTPWSQGRAEGRDAVARARALGMKERSALYLDMEAYDRSRTGCAATTLSFIRAWNREVGAQGFFPGFYSSAESGVRHLEEARKAGVDDLPSIMWFARWSGKSSLYGEPALAKTAWRPHRRIHQYVGNVEVTHGGRTLWIDRNKVDAPVAIVD; this is encoded by the coding sequence ATGAAACGAAGAAAGCAGAGCGGCTGGACGATCACGGGCTGGACCGCAGGTGTGGCCACGGCGCTGGCAGCCTCGGTCGCCGCTGCCGCCCCTGCCTCCTCCGAGGCCGTGCTCTCCGCGTCGTCCGAGGCCAGAGCCTCCTCCTCGGCGACGGCCGCCCTCCCCGACCCCCGCGCGCTGGGCGCCGAGGTCTTCACGGGCTGGGCCTTCGACACCTGCCACACCCCGCCCCTCAGCACCCTGCGCGCCTGGCAGGCCTCCCGCTACCGCGCCCTCGGCGTCTACTTCGGCGGCCGCGGCCGGGCCTGTCCGAGCCAGCCCCACCTCACCGCCTCCTGGATGCGCGGGGCCGCGACCCTGGGATGGCATGTGCTGCCCGTCTACGTCGGCTCCCAGTCGCCGTGCGTGCGCAACATCGACAAGACGCATGTACCGATCGGCAGCACCCCCTGGTCGCAGGGGCGCGCGGAGGGGCGGGACGCGGTGGCCCGCGCCAGGGCGCTGGGCATGAAGGAGCGCAGCGCGCTCTACCTCGACATGGAGGCGTACGACCGGTCCCGGACGGGCTGCGCCGCCACCACGCTCTCCTTCATCCGTGCCTGGAACCGCGAAGTCGGCGCACAGGGCTTCTTCCCCGGCTTCTACAGCAGCGCCGAGTCCGGGGTGCGCCATCTGGAAGAGGCCCGGAAGGCCGGAGTCGACGACCTTCCGTCCATCATGTGGTTCGCCCGCTGGAGCGGGAAGTCGTCGCTGTACGGGGAACCGGCCCTGGCCAAGACCGCCTGGCGGCCGCACCGCCGCATCCACCAGTACGTGGGCAATGTCGAAGTGACACACGGCGGCCGGACGCTGTGGATCGACCGCAACAAGGTGGACGCACCGGTCGCGATCGTCGATTGA
- a CDS encoding SigE family RNA polymerase sigma factor, whose translation MTTTVCTGASTAAFPSFSSYVRARGPVLLRTARSLTSNAFDAEDLLQTALAKTYLAWERIEDHKALDGYVRRALLNTRTSQWRKRKVDEFVCEELPEPDPVPAPDPAEHQVLRDAMWRAVLRLPDRQRAMVVLRYYEDLSEAQTAEVLGVSVGTVKSAVSRALGKLREDPDLSRAA comes from the coding sequence ATGACCACGACCGTGTGCACGGGCGCATCCACCGCCGCGTTCCCGTCGTTCTCCTCGTACGTCAGGGCGCGGGGGCCGGTTCTGCTGCGCACCGCCCGCTCGCTGACCTCCAACGCCTTCGACGCCGAGGACCTGCTCCAGACCGCGCTGGCGAAGACATACCTGGCGTGGGAGCGCATCGAGGACCACAAGGCGCTGGACGGCTATGTGCGACGCGCGCTGCTGAACACCCGCACCTCGCAGTGGCGCAAGCGCAAGGTCGACGAGTTCGTGTGCGAGGAACTGCCCGAGCCGGACCCGGTCCCCGCTCCCGACCCCGCCGAGCATCAGGTGCTCCGCGACGCCATGTGGCGGGCGGTGCTGCGGCTGCCGGACCGCCAGCGGGCCATGGTCGTACTCAGGTACTACGAGGACCTGAGCGAGGCCCAGACCGCCGAGGTGCTCGGGGTGTCCGTCGGCACGGTCAAGAGCGCGGTCTCGCGCGCCCTCGGCAAGCTGCGCGAGGACCCGGACCTCTCCCGCGCGGCCTGA
- a CDS encoding long-chain fatty acid--CoA ligase encodes MLSTMQDVPLTVTRILMHGSVVHGAAHVTTWTGEGAPRRRTFREVGARSAALAHALRDELGVERGEPVGTLLWNNCEHLECYLAVPSMGAVLHTLNLRLPTEQLTWIVNHAADRVIIVSGSLLPLLAPLLPGLGSVEHIVVTGPGDRSLLDGCRARVHEYEELIAGRPAHYDWPELDEREAAALCYTSGTTGDPKGVAYSHRSIYLHSMQVNSAESFAISGRDTLLPVVPMFHANAWGTPHAAFMAGASMLMPDRFLQPEPLAEMIESVRPTLAAAVPTIWHGLLAELDAKPRDVASLRNVYIGGSACPPSLMKAFEERHGICVVHAWGMTETSPLGTIAQPPAGVSAEDAWPYRVSQGRFPASVEARLTSPDGGRVPWDGVTAGELEVRGPWIAGAYYGGAAGEPFRPDDKFTEDGWLKTGDVGTITPDGYLTLTDRAKDVIKSGGEWISSVELENQLMGHPEVAEAAVVAVPDATWGERPLATVVLKEGATVDYEGLQSFLAERIARWQLPERWALIPVVPKTSVGKFDKKLLRQQYADGELDVTELG; translated from the coding sequence GTGCTCAGCACGATGCAGGACGTACCGCTGACCGTGACCCGCATCCTCATGCATGGTTCGGTCGTGCACGGCGCGGCCCATGTGACCACCTGGACCGGCGAGGGTGCGCCCCGGCGCCGTACCTTCCGTGAGGTCGGCGCGCGTTCCGCCGCGCTCGCCCATGCGCTGCGCGATGAGCTCGGGGTCGAGCGCGGTGAGCCCGTGGGCACCCTCCTGTGGAACAACTGCGAGCATCTGGAGTGCTATCTCGCGGTGCCGTCCATGGGCGCCGTGCTGCACACCCTCAACCTCCGGCTGCCCACCGAGCAGCTCACCTGGATCGTGAACCACGCCGCCGACCGCGTGATCATCGTCAGCGGCTCGCTGCTGCCGCTGCTCGCCCCGCTCCTCCCCGGCCTCGGCTCCGTGGAGCACATCGTGGTCACCGGCCCGGGCGACCGTTCTCTCCTGGACGGATGCCGGGCGCGGGTCCACGAGTACGAGGAGCTGATCGCGGGCCGCCCCGCCCACTACGACTGGCCGGAGCTCGACGAGCGCGAGGCCGCCGCGCTCTGCTACACCTCGGGGACGACCGGGGACCCCAAGGGCGTGGCCTACAGCCACCGTTCGATCTATCTGCACTCGATGCAGGTCAACAGCGCCGAGTCGTTCGCGATCTCCGGGCGCGACACCCTGCTGCCGGTGGTGCCGATGTTCCACGCGAACGCGTGGGGCACCCCGCACGCCGCTTTCATGGCGGGCGCCTCGATGCTGATGCCCGACCGCTTCCTCCAGCCCGAGCCGCTCGCCGAGATGATCGAGAGCGTGCGCCCCACCCTCGCCGCCGCTGTGCCGACCATCTGGCACGGGCTGCTCGCCGAGCTGGACGCCAAGCCGCGGGACGTGGCCTCCCTGCGCAATGTCTATATCGGCGGTTCGGCCTGTCCGCCCTCCCTGATGAAGGCGTTCGAGGAGCGCCACGGCATCTGTGTGGTGCACGCCTGGGGCATGACGGAGACCTCACCGCTGGGCACCATAGCCCAGCCGCCCGCCGGGGTCTCGGCCGAGGACGCCTGGCCGTACCGCGTGAGCCAGGGCCGTTTCCCGGCCTCCGTGGAGGCCCGGCTGACCTCGCCCGACGGCGGCCGGGTGCCGTGGGACGGGGTGACGGCGGGCGAGCTGGAGGTGCGTGGCCCGTGGATCGCCGGGGCGTACTACGGAGGCGCGGCGGGCGAGCCGTTCCGCCCCGACGACAAGTTCACCGAGGACGGCTGGCTGAAGACCGGTGACGTCGGCACCATCACGCCCGACGGCTATCTGACGCTGACCGACCGTGCCAAGGACGTCATCAAGTCCGGTGGCGAGTGGATCTCCTCGGTCGAGCTGGAGAACCAGCTCATGGGCCACCCGGAGGTCGCGGAGGCGGCGGTCGTGGCCGTCCCGGACGCCACGTGGGGCGAGCGCCCGCTCGCCACCGTGGTGCTGAAGGAGGGCGCCACCGTCGACTACGAGGGCCTCCAGTCCTTCCTCGCCGAGCGGATCGCGCGCTGGCAGCTCCCCGAGCGCTGGGCGCTGATCCCGGTGGTGCCGAAGACGAGCGTGGGCAAGTTCGACAAGAAGCTGCTGCGGCAGCAGTACGCGGACGGGGAGCTGGACGTGACCGAGCTCGGCTGA